Part of the Pyramidobacter piscolens W5455 genome is shown below.
TCCGGCGCGGCCTTCGGCGGCGCGCTGGGATTTTTTTTCAGCCGCCTGGCGGTGACGCCGATGGCTTTTGCCGGCGCGCTCGGCTCGCTGGCGTTGGTCAACCTGATCGCGCGCAAAAGCGCCGGCGGCAGCGCGTATCTGGTGCTGGCGGGCATCGTCGCCAACGCCGTGCTCTCGGCGGGAGTGACGTTTCTCAAAGCCGTCGCCGACGACAAGCTGGGCGCGATCGTGCTCTGGCTGATGGGCAGTTTTTCCGGCGCTTCGCCCGCCGCCGCGCGGCTGGTCTGGCTGGGAGCGGCGGTGACGCTGATCCCGGCGTGGCTTTGCGGGCGTCAGCTCGACGCCGTTTCGCTCGGCGAAGGTCAAGGGGAAATGCTCGGCATCGACGAAAGAAAATTGCGCCGGCGGCTGCTTTGCGCTTCGTCGCTGGGGACGGCCATGACCGTCAGCAGCTTCGGCATCATCGGCTTCGTGGGGCTCGTGGCCCCGCACATCCTGCGCGTCCTGATCGGACCTTCGCACCGGCCGCTGCTGTTTTTCAGTTTTCTGACCGGCGGGCTGATGACGGCTCTGGCCGACGGAGCGGCGCAGCGTTTGGGAGAGCTGCCCGTCGGCGTGATCACGGCGCTGATCGGCGGCCCTTTCTTCTGTTG
Proteins encoded:
- a CDS encoding FecCD family ABC transporter permease — its product is MSPSPVGNFERWRSRLCARRLRLGAALGALLFLTALWRITQGEWDIPLSRVFELLSPFLPAAESETAEALVIRAVRLPRFFAAVGAGGLLAVSGAVLQGLLANPLAEPYTLGIASGAAFGGALGFFFSRLAVTPMAFAGALGSLALVNLIARKSAGGSAYLVLAGIVANAVLSAGVTFLKAVADDKLGAIVLWLMGSFSGASPAAARLVWLGAAVTLIPAWLCGRQLDAVSLGEGQGEMLGIDERKLRRRLLCASSLGTAMTVSSFGIIGFVGLVAPHILRVLIGPSHRPLLFFSFLTGGLMTALADGAAQRLGELPVGVITALIGGPFFCWILVKRK